A genomic segment from Agelaius phoeniceus isolate bAgePho1 chromosome 2, bAgePho1.hap1, whole genome shotgun sequence encodes:
- the LOC129117697 gene encoding V-set domain containing T-cell activation inhibitor 1-like, translating into MKWETALWMVACLLLASLPRGQLDTVCHAFVGETVVLPCTTTPPGELALSKSMLYWQIGTKQLVHFFQNGQDSLGGQDEKFHNRTSLFPDQMKHGNLSLKISNVQLGDDAEYSCIYRQTESHQTKKSTIKLNVSAAPRIEEPPSPSEQNQIPSGSPVDVPSLAVLPLSFLLLVPLGLWHL; encoded by the exons ATGAAATG GGAGACTGCTCTCTGGATGGTTGCCTGCTTACTGCTTGCTTCTCTGCCCAGAG GTCAGCTGGACACCGTGTGCCATGCATTTGTTGGAGAAACTGTGGTTCTGCCTTGCACCACCACCCCTCCTGGAGAGCTGGCCCTTTCCAAGTCAATGCTCTACTGGCAGATTGGCACCAAGCAGCTGGTGCACTTCTTTCAGAATGGGCAGGATTCACTGGGGGGCCAGGATGAAAAATTCCATAACAGAACCAGTCTTTTTCCGGACCAGATGAAGCATGGCAACCTTTCCTTAAAGATCTCTAATGTCCAGTTAGGGGATGATGCTGAATATTCCTGCATCTACAGACAGACTGAGAGCCACCAAACAAAGAAATCTACAATTAAACTCAATGTATcag ctgCACCTAGGATTGAGGAGCCACCTTCCCCTTCTG aGCAGAATCAGATTCCCTCCGGAAGCCCCGTGGATGTGCCAAGTCTGGCTGTGCTTcccctctctttccttctcctggtCCCCCTGGGGCTTTGGCACTTGTGA